Proteins encoded by one window of Blautia faecicola:
- a CDS encoding pyridoxal phosphate-dependent aminotransferase yields the protein MIAQEYKKMLGAKSVIREMFTYGTERAKEIGRENVFDYSLGNPSVPVPEKFTKKMIELLETESPVALHGYSPSLGIDSVREAVAVSLEKRFGLPYKKEHIFMCSGAAAALAHAFRAVTVPGDSILTFAPFFPEYNPYVNLTGAKLKVVPPDLKGFQIDFEKFETMLTNDVTAVLINTPNNPSGIVYTNETVKELARIMEKKAAEYGHEIYLISDEPYREIVFEGVDAPFIAKCYPNTITCYSFSKSLSLPGERIGYVAVSPNCNEAETIVDMCGQISRGIGHNCPASLIQLAVADCLYDTSDLSVYEKNANILYDALTGMGFEIVRPGGTFYMFPKAPEPDAVAFCKRAMKQDLLLVPGDTFGCPGYFRMAYCIETEKVERSLDAFRKL from the coding sequence ATGATTGCACAGGAATATAAAAAAATGTTAGGAGCAAAATCCGTAATCCGTGAGATGTTTACTTACGGAACCGAACGGGCAAAAGAGATCGGAAGAGAGAATGTATTTGACTACAGTCTTGGTAATCCGTCTGTACCGGTTCCGGAAAAATTCACAAAGAAAATGATCGAACTGCTGGAGACGGAAAGCCCGGTAGCCCTTCATGGATACAGCCCGAGCCTCGGTATCGACAGCGTGCGTGAGGCGGTAGCGGTATCTCTGGAAAAACGTTTCGGTCTGCCATATAAAAAAGAACATATTTTCATGTGCTCCGGTGCTGCAGCAGCTCTGGCACATGCCTTCCGTGCAGTCACTGTCCCGGGAGATTCCATCCTTACTTTTGCACCGTTTTTCCCGGAATACAACCCGTATGTCAATCTGACAGGAGCAAAGCTGAAAGTTGTTCCGCCGGATCTGAAAGGATTCCAGATTGACTTTGAAAAATTCGAGACCATGCTGACAAACGATGTGACAGCAGTTCTGATCAATACACCGAATAACCCGTCCGGTATCGTATACACGAACGAGACAGTCAAAGAACTGGCGCGGATCATGGAGAAAAAAGCAGCAGAATACGGTCATGAGATTTATCTGATCTCAGATGAGCCGTACCGTGAGATTGTTTTTGAAGGCGTGGATGCACCGTTTATCGCAAAATGCTATCCAAATACGATCACCTGTTACTCCTTCAGCAAATCCCTGTCCCTTCCGGGAGAGAGAATCGGTTATGTGGCGGTGTCACCGAACTGTAATGAGGCGGAAACCATCGTAGATATGTGCGGTCAGATTTCCCGCGGTATCGGTCATAACTGCCCGGCATCCCTGATTCAGCTGGCAGTGGCAGATTGTCTGTACGATACTTCAGACCTGTCAGTGTATGAGAAAAATGCCAATATTCTCTATGATGCCCTGACCGGTATGGGATTTGAGATCGTACGCCCGGGCGGAACCTTCTACATGTTCCCGAAAGCTCCGGAACCGGATGCGGTTGCATTCTGTAAGAGAGCGATGAAACAGGATCTGCTGTTAGTACCTGGCGATACCTTCGGCTGCCCGGGATATTTCCGTATGGCTTACTGCATCGAGACGGAGAAAGTAGAACGGTCTCTGGATGCGTTCCGAAAACTGTAA
- a CDS encoding DNA topoisomerase III, with the protein MKTLVLAEKPSVGRDIGRVLHCTPQGNGFLEGKDYIVTWGLGHLVTLKDPEGYDKKYKEWKMEELPIVPKKLETEVIRQTAKQFQTVKKQVQRQDVKEIVIATDAGREGELVARWILKEARNQKPCRRLWVSSVTDKAIRDGFAHLKNSKEYDPLYRAAVSRAEADWLVGINATRALTCKYNAQLSCGRVQTPTLAMIQARENEIHQFVPESYYTITAKTDGITFTWKEGKTGSLRTYQKERAEEIKKKCENHSLIIKKTEKKEKKVYPPLLYDLTELQRDANKRFGFSAKETLNIMQRLYENHKVLTYPRTDSRYLTSDVVGTLSERLDACAVGPYRKMALTVKAQHPETKKWSFVDNKKVSDHHAIIPTEQFVDLTHMTNEERKIYDLVVRRFLSAFYPPCRYEETVIYAESAGEQFVARGKVMIDEGFRQTQELDTEDEEDTSRELKDQTLPKISQGMEMKQVRVDIREGKTTPPPRFTEATLLSAMENPVKYMENKDREMVKTIGETGGLGTVATRADIIEKLFHTFLLEKKGNEIHITSKAKQLLELVPEDLKKPELTAEWEMKLSKIAKGELDDRAFMSEIRGYTKELLQEIRTEEGTFRHENMTNKKCPNCGKRLLAVNGKNAKLLVCQDRACGYRETVSRTTNARCPVCHKRMEMIGKGDDSMFVCSCGHKERLSKFQERRKKEGGGVSKRDVHAYMKKQQKEAKEPVNSAFADALKNIRLN; encoded by the coding sequence ATGAAAACCTTAGTATTGGCAGAAAAACCTTCTGTGGGAAGGGACATCGGCCGGGTGCTTCACTGTACGCCACAGGGAAACGGATTCCTAGAAGGAAAGGATTATATCGTTACCTGGGGACTGGGACATCTGGTCACCTTAAAAGACCCGGAAGGATACGATAAAAAATATAAAGAATGGAAGATGGAAGAACTTCCGATCGTGCCGAAAAAACTGGAAACCGAAGTGATCCGACAGACGGCAAAACAGTTCCAGACGGTGAAAAAACAGGTACAGCGGCAGGATGTCAAAGAGATCGTGATTGCGACGGATGCCGGAAGAGAGGGAGAACTGGTGGCGCGCTGGATCTTAAAAGAAGCGAGAAACCAGAAACCGTGCCGGAGACTGTGGGTGTCTTCCGTGACAGACAAGGCGATCCGGGATGGATTTGCTCATCTGAAAAACAGCAAAGAGTACGATCCGTTATACCGGGCAGCAGTGTCCCGCGCAGAAGCGGACTGGCTGGTCGGCATCAACGCGACCAGAGCACTGACCTGCAAATATAACGCACAGTTGTCCTGCGGCCGGGTACAGACTCCTACGCTTGCGATGATCCAGGCGAGAGAAAATGAGATCCACCAGTTTGTGCCGGAAAGCTACTATACGATCACAGCAAAAACAGACGGTATCACATTTACCTGGAAAGAAGGAAAAACAGGCAGCCTCCGCACTTATCAGAAAGAGCGTGCCGAGGAGATCAAAAAGAAATGTGAGAACCACAGCCTGATCATCAAAAAGACAGAAAAGAAAGAGAAAAAAGTATACCCGCCACTCCTGTATGATCTGACCGAACTTCAGCGGGATGCGAACAAACGGTTTGGATTTTCCGCAAAAGAGACTCTGAATATTATGCAGCGCCTCTATGAGAATCATAAAGTACTTACCTATCCAAGAACAGACTCCCGGTATCTGACCTCGGATGTTGTGGGAACCTTATCGGAGCGTCTGGATGCCTGTGCGGTCGGTCCGTACCGGAAGATGGCACTGACAGTAAAAGCACAGCACCCGGAGACGAAAAAATGGTCTTTTGTGGATAATAAAAAAGTATCTGACCACCATGCGATCATCCCTACGGAACAGTTCGTGGATCTGACGCATATGACAAATGAGGAGCGAAAAATCTATGATCTCGTGGTGCGCCGGTTTTTAAGCGCTTTCTACCCGCCGTGCAGATATGAAGAGACGGTGATCTATGCAGAGAGCGCGGGTGAACAGTTTGTTGCCAGAGGAAAAGTCATGATCGACGAGGGATTCCGTCAGACGCAGGAACTGGATACGGAGGATGAAGAAGATACCTCCCGGGAACTCAAAGATCAGACGCTTCCGAAGATCAGCCAGGGAATGGAAATGAAACAGGTGCGGGTGGATATCCGGGAAGGGAAAACCACGCCGCCGCCACGTTTTACCGAGGCAACACTGCTTTCTGCGATGGAAAATCCGGTAAAATACATGGAAAACAAAGACCGCGAGATGGTAAAAACTATCGGAGAAACCGGCGGACTCGGAACGGTTGCCACGAGAGCGGATATTATCGAGAAATTGTTCCACACGTTCTTGCTGGAAAAGAAGGGCAACGAGATCCATATTACATCCAAGGCAAAACAGCTGTTGGAGTTAGTGCCGGAGGATCTGAAAAAGCCGGAACTGACTGCCGAGTGGGAGATGAAGCTTTCGAAAATTGCAAAAGGAGAGCTGGACGACCGTGCGTTTATGAGTGAGATCCGCGGCTATACCAAAGAACTGCTGCAGGAGATCCGCACGGAAGAGGGAACCTTCCGCCATGAAAACATGACAAATAAAAAATGCCCGAACTGCGGGAAACGCTTGCTTGCCGTCAATGGAAAGAACGCGAAACTTCTGGTGTGCCAGGATCGTGCCTGCGGATACCGCGAAACCGTATCCCGCACAACGAACGCGAGATGTCCGGTCTGCCATAAGCGGATGGAAATGATCGGAAAAGGGGATGACAGTATGTTTGTCTGCTCCTGCGGACACAAAGAACGTCTCTCCAAATTCCAGGAGCGACGGAAAAAAGAGGGCGGCGGTGTATCCAAACGGGACGTGCATGCTTATATGAAGAAACAGCAGAAAGAGGCAAAAGAACCGGTGAATTCTGCATTTGCCGATGCATTGAAGAATATCCGGCTGAACTAG
- a CDS encoding nucleoid-associated protein, giving the protein MQKEDVRLRQVIIHIMDSTMGMPVLSDQVIDFGSDFGDFLRAHIFRLLESDDMKKCSFDEGSQVQAELEAYSEENFIPVSQKLGELLYSVMNKNIDIPPADLLVVEYEIEQQRFLALLKMNYKTYYTHMTDSDPWGNSNSVIKQKAILPGENQKLAEAALIDLADKNLKVIEKKYDVNGVKTNYFSQLFLQCHGSLSPKSKLAIVAKAVDDVQKKFYHESEQFEVQMETKSIINQALEEDGGFAVPVLIDKIFKEQEEMKEQVIEKLDKYHLTETEVEPQNPATTRKYGKQNLITDTGIEIRIPMEQYQNKDKVDFITNPDGTISVLIKNVGSIISK; this is encoded by the coding sequence ATGCAAAAAGAAGATGTTCGGTTACGACAGGTGATCATACATATTATGGATTCTACGATGGGGATGCCGGTGCTGTCCGACCAGGTGATTGATTTCGGATCGGACTTTGGGGATTTCCTGCGGGCACATATTTTTCGGCTGTTAGAGAGCGATGATATGAAAAAATGTTCTTTTGACGAAGGCTCTCAGGTACAGGCGGAACTGGAAGCGTACAGCGAAGAAAACTTTATCCCGGTCAGTCAGAAACTGGGAGAACTGCTTTACAGTGTTATGAATAAAAATATCGACATTCCGCCGGCGGATCTTCTGGTGGTGGAATATGAGATCGAACAGCAGCGTTTTCTGGCGCTGTTAAAGATGAATTATAAAACGTATTACACCCACATGACGGACTCGGATCCGTGGGGAAACAGCAATTCCGTCATCAAACAGAAAGCGATCTTGCCGGGGGAAAACCAGAAACTGGCAGAGGCGGCGCTGATCGATCTGGCGGATAAAAACCTGAAGGTCATCGAGAAAAAATATGATGTCAACGGAGTAAAGACAAATTATTTTTCTCAGCTGTTTTTGCAGTGCCACGGTTCCTTGTCACCAAAATCCAAACTGGCGATCGTGGCAAAAGCAGTGGACGATGTGCAGAAAAAGTTTTATCACGAGTCCGAGCAGTTTGAGGTGCAGATGGAGACGAAAAGCATCATCAATCAGGCACTGGAAGAAGATGGGGGCTTCGCGGTGCCGGTACTGATCGATAAGATTTTCAAAGAACAGGAAGAGATGAAGGAACAGGTGATTGAAAAGCTGGATAAGTATCATCTGACGGAGACGGAAGTGGAACCGCAGAATCCGGCGACAACCAGAAAATACGGAAAACAGAACCTGATCACCGATACCGGTATTGAGATCCGGATCCCGATGGAACAGTATCAGAACAAAGATAAAGTTGATTTTATCACGAATCCGGACGGAACGATCTCCGTACTGATCAAAAATGTAGGAAGTATTATCAGCAAATAA
- a CDS encoding SH3 domain-containing protein, which produces MKKKTVLLALMLAGVMGLSGCKAWDVVCDVLAVGTTKVEKDNGTKVDLEGKTPEVKDDDSTDLETADSKTTFGNDEKTNDTKKNDTKKSDTKDSTTDSNKTDKKRVTMPSETPTPEPSHTPTPTPSVAEKKEESGHMITCTSPVNVRDAASSQSHVIGELAKGDQVEKIGEDGGWIKIRYQGQEAWVYEDYMSEKNSRKEETKTETSKQTDRSADEKSETYHFGNAGEDQTD; this is translated from the coding sequence ATGAAGAAAAAAACAGTGCTGCTGGCACTTATGCTGGCGGGAGTGATGGGACTGTCCGGATGTAAAGCCTGGGATGTAGTCTGTGATGTACTGGCTGTCGGAACCACAAAAGTGGAAAAAGATAACGGAACGAAGGTGGATCTTGAGGGGAAGACACCGGAGGTAAAAGACGATGACAGTACAGATCTGGAAACGGCAGACAGCAAAACGACTTTCGGAAATGACGAAAAAACGAACGACACGAAAAAGAATGATACGAAAAAGAGTGACACAAAAGACAGCACGACGGACAGTAACAAGACGGATAAAAAGAGGGTAACGATGCCTTCCGAGACACCGACACCGGAACCGAGTCATACGCCGACACCGACGCCGTCTGTGGCGGAAAAGAAAGAGGAAAGCGGTCACATGATCACCTGCACCTCTCCGGTCAATGTGCGTGATGCGGCAAGCAGCCAGAGCCATGTGATCGGGGAACTCGCAAAGGGAGATCAGGTGGAAAAAATTGGTGAGGACGGCGGCTGGATAAAGATTCGCTACCAGGGACAGGAAGCCTGGGTATACGAGGATTATATGTCGGAGAAAAACAGCCGGAAAGAGGAAACAAAAACAGAAACATCGAAACAGACAGATCGTTCTGCCGATGAGAAATCAGAAACGTATCATTTCGGAAATGCTGGAGAAGACCAGACAGATTAA
- a CDS encoding D-alanyl-D-alanine carboxypeptidase family protein → MTKKERMRQRRRKQRLMFGGGLLLVAVVFTAILLLLSSKGCGPSKAEDGEVEAVPSAEATEEPTAEPTPTAEPVPSVDISDINSQSGILVRLSDGEVVAEKDADAKIYPASMTKIMTAIVGLENLSDLNETITIDRDMYDRLYIEGASLAGFGAGDEVKAIDILYGVMLPSGAECCVGLAQHLFGSEENFVAKMNEKAAELGMDNTHFVTCTGLHDENHYTTVRDLTKLLSYALQNDTFRQIYCTSEYTTSATASAPEGLHFLSTMFKKMDSPAVNGGEIEGGKTGYTSEAGQCLASLAKVDDVEYILVTAGAPGGPSTEPYHIEDAKTVYNRIQAGEQGSVADTAADSQDDQATTGTDEAA, encoded by the coding sequence ATGACAAAAAAAGAAAGAATGCGGCAAAGAAGACGGAAACAGAGACTGATGTTTGGCGGTGGATTGCTGCTTGTGGCGGTTGTATTTACCGCGATCCTGCTTCTGCTCAGTTCCAAAGGATGCGGACCATCAAAAGCAGAGGACGGTGAGGTGGAAGCGGTGCCGTCCGCGGAGGCTACAGAGGAGCCGACAGCTGAACCGACACCGACGGCAGAACCGGTACCATCGGTCGATATCAGCGATATCAACAGCCAGTCCGGGATTCTGGTGAGACTTTCTGACGGTGAAGTAGTGGCAGAAAAAGACGCAGATGCAAAGATTTATCCTGCATCCATGACAAAGATCATGACAGCGATCGTCGGTCTGGAGAATCTGTCGGATCTGAACGAGACGATCACGATCGACCGGGATATGTATGACCGGCTGTATATCGAAGGCGCTTCTCTGGCGGGTTTCGGAGCGGGAGATGAAGTAAAGGCAATCGATATCCTTTACGGCGTGATGCTTCCTTCCGGCGCAGAGTGCTGCGTGGGACTGGCACAGCATCTGTTCGGCTCCGAGGAGAATTTTGTGGCAAAGATGAATGAAAAGGCAGCAGAACTGGGTATGGACAATACACATTTTGTGACCTGTACAGGACTGCATGATGAAAATCATTATACAACCGTGCGTGATCTGACCAAACTGTTAAGTTACGCCCTGCAGAATGATACCTTCCGGCAGATCTACTGCACCTCAGAATATACGACAAGTGCTACCGCATCCGCACCGGAAGGACTGCATTTCCTGAGTACGATGTTCAAGAAGATGGATTCTCCCGCGGTCAATGGCGGAGAGATCGAAGGCGGAAAGACCGGATATACCAGCGAAGCCGGACAGTGTCTGGCGAGTCTTGCCAAAGTAGACGATGTGGAATATATCCTGGTGACCGCAGGAGCCCCGGGAGGACCTTCCACCGAGCCATACCATATCGAGGATGCCAAAACCGTCTATAACCGTATCCAGGCGGGAGAACAGGGATCTGTGGCAGATACGGCAGCAGATTCACAGGATGATCAGGCGACGACAGGGACGGACGAAGCTGCCTGA
- the rpmB gene encoding 50S ribosomal protein L28, with protein MAKCAICEKGAHFGNNVSHSHRRSNKMWKSNVKSVKVKVDGGAKKMYVCTSCLRSGKVERA; from the coding sequence ATGGCAAAGTGTGCGATCTGTGAAAAAGGTGCTCATTTCGGAAACAACGTGAGCCATTCCCATAGAAGATCTAACAAAATGTGGAAATCCAATGTAAAATCTGTAAAGGTTAAGGTAGACGGTGGAGCTAAGAAAATGTACGTTTGTACTTCTTGCCTGAGATCCGGCAAAGTTGAAAGAGCATAA
- a CDS encoding Asp23/Gls24 family envelope stress response protein, producing the protein MKGRMNTGMGEITINTDVIATYAGSVAVECFGIVGMAAVNMKDGLVKLLKRDSLKHGINVTLNENKISLDFHVIVAYGVSIRAVSDNLIANVKYKVEAFTGIEVENINILVEGVRVID; encoded by the coding sequence ATGAAAGGGCGTATGAACACGGGAATGGGAGAAATTACCATCAACACAGATGTAATCGCCACTTATGCAGGCAGTGTGGCTGTGGAGTGTTTCGGTATTGTAGGTATGGCTGCAGTAAATATGAAAGACGGTCTGGTAAAACTTTTGAAGAGAGACAGTCTCAAACATGGAATCAACGTTACATTAAATGAAAACAAGATCTCCCTGGATTTCCATGTGATTGTAGCTTACGGAGTAAGTATCCGTGCGGTTTCTGACAACCTGATTGCCAATGTAAAATATAAAGTGGAGGCATTCACCGGTATTGAAGTGGAAAACATCAATATTCTGGTAGAAGGCGTCCGTGTGATTGATTAA
- a CDS encoding DAK2 domain-containing protein, which translates to MNTIDAKLLARMFLAGAKNLEVKKEWINELNVFPVPDGDTGTNMTLTIMSAVKEVNGLEDVQMTTLAKAISSGSLRGARGNSGVILSQLLRGFTKGIRDLKELDAVALARAVDKGVETAYKAVMKPKEGTILTVARGVADKALELAEDAEDLQTFLEDVLEEGRRVLAKTPDMLPVLKEAGVVDSGGQGLMVVLEGAFDAFMGKEVDLTFDAGENAKVVKVTPQAEADIKFGYCTEFIIVLNKKFTAEDEVDFKAYLSSLGDSIVCVADDEVVKIHVHTNDPGLAIQRALTYGSLSRIKIDNMREEHQEKLIKDAEKVAAQQAEEEAAKAPKKEVGFISVSIGDGFGQIFRDLGVDYLIEGGQTMNPSTEDMLTAISKVNADHIFILPNNKNIILAANQAKALTKDKDIIVIPTKTVPQGITAVINYVPEKSVEDNEKDMTEEISRVKTGQITYAVRDTHIDDKEIHEGDIMGIGDHGMLAVGKEVAAVAKETVEQMVDDETELISIYYGEGFTEEEAEALAGELEEQYDYCDIEVNCGGQPIYYCIISVE; encoded by the coding sequence ATGAATACAATAGATGCCAAACTGCTTGCCAGGATGTTTCTGGCAGGAGCTAAGAATCTGGAAGTAAAAAAAGAGTGGATCAATGAGTTAAACGTGTTTCCGGTACCGGATGGTGATACAGGAACCAATATGACTCTGACGATCATGTCAGCAGTAAAAGAGGTAAACGGTCTGGAAGACGTACAGATGACCACGCTGGCAAAAGCTATTTCCTCAGGATCTTTACGTGGCGCGCGGGGAAATTCCGGTGTTATTCTCTCTCAGCTGCTTCGTGGATTTACCAAAGGAATCCGTGATCTGAAAGAACTGGATGCCGTAGCACTGGCACGTGCGGTAGACAAAGGTGTGGAGACTGCATACAAGGCAGTTATGAAACCGAAAGAAGGAACGATCCTTACCGTGGCAAGAGGGGTTGCAGATAAAGCACTGGAGCTGGCCGAGGATGCGGAAGATTTACAGACCTTCCTGGAGGATGTACTGGAAGAAGGACGCAGAGTGCTTGCCAAAACTCCGGATATGCTGCCGGTACTGAAAGAAGCTGGTGTTGTGGATTCCGGCGGACAGGGTCTGATGGTTGTTCTGGAAGGTGCATTTGACGCATTTATGGGAAAAGAAGTAGATCTGACCTTTGATGCCGGAGAAAATGCAAAAGTCGTAAAAGTGACTCCGCAGGCAGAAGCAGATATCAAGTTCGGATACTGTACAGAATTTATCATTGTATTAAATAAAAAATTCACAGCAGAGGATGAGGTGGACTTTAAAGCATACCTGAGTTCTCTGGGTGATTCTATTGTGTGCGTGGCTGACGATGAAGTGGTTAAGATTCACGTACATACCAACGATCCGGGACTGGCGATCCAGCGTGCACTGACATATGGTTCCCTGTCCAGAATCAAGATCGATAACATGCGTGAAGAACATCAGGAAAAACTGATCAAAGATGCAGAAAAAGTAGCAGCACAGCAGGCAGAAGAAGAGGCAGCAAAAGCACCGAAGAAAGAGGTAGGATTTATCTCTGTATCGATCGGTGACGGATTTGGACAGATCTTCCGTGACCTGGGTGTGGATTATCTGATCGAGGGCGGTCAGACCATGAACCCGAGTACCGAAGATATGCTGACAGCGATCAGCAAAGTAAATGCAGACCATATCTTTATCCTGCCGAACAACAAAAACATCATTCTGGCAGCAAATCAGGCGAAAGCACTGACAAAAGATAAAGATATCATTGTAATCCCGACCAAGACCGTACCACAGGGTATCACAGCAGTGATCAACTATGTACCGGAAAAATCCGTGGAAGACAATGAAAAAGACATGACAGAAGAAATCTCCCGCGTAAAGACCGGTCAGATCACTTATGCGGTAAGAGATACCCATATCGATGACAAAGAGATCCATGAGGGAGATATCATGGGTATCGGCGATCATGGTATGCTGGCTGTCGGAAAAGAAGTGGCAGCAGTAGCAAAAGAAACCGTAGAACAGATGGTAGATGACGAGACAGAACTGATCAGCATCTACTATGGAGAAGGTTTCACAGAGGAAGAGGCGGAAGCACTGGCAGGAGAACTGGAAGAACAGTACGATTACTGTGATATCGAAGTAAACTGCGGTGGACAGCCGATCTACTACTGTATTATTTCTGTAGAATAA
- the recG gene encoding ATP-dependent DNA helicase RecG: MRENESIRALKGVGEKTEKLFQKVGVSTVGQLLRYYPRDYDIYREPVSVDSLNDQETGAVLATLTASLDMKKVRNLTVISGTVADATGRCRVTWFNQPYLRNQLRRGMTFVFRGKMSKKGNLSVLEQPEIYTPAAYEEKLNSMQPKYALTAGLSNHMVTKMVKAALEQLDLTQDYLPEEIRLEYELAEYNFAAVQIHFPSNQEQYLEARKRLAFDEFLLFILGLKQLKEQTAADKNHYRMKEVWKTEEVIENLPYQLTGAQKNVWYEIEQDLRGEKLMTRLVQGDVGSGKTIVAFLAMIMTAENGYQSAIMVPTEVLAKQHYEALTKLLEENGLLEQYQPVFLTGSNTAKEKRQIYEAIASGETRMIVGTHALIQEKVIYESLGLVITDEQHRFGVRQREEFSSKGQKPNILVMSATPIPRTLGIILYGDLDISIIDELPAQRLPIKNCVVDTNYREKAYRFIERQVQEGHQVYVICPMVEESEGMDGENVIDYAERLRHELPSSITVGILHGKMKPKEKNEIMEAFSENRIQVLVSTTVVEVGVNVPNATVMMVENAERFGLAQLHQLRGRVGRGQWQSYCIFIHGKNQAEKSKRLQILNKSNDGFYIAQEDLKLRGPGDLFGVRQSGDLNFEIADIFRDASILKKASDAAGYILSLDGTLELPQHRLLKEKLEEFAGRQMEDPGL, translated from the coding sequence ATGAGAGAAAATGAATCGATTCGTGCGCTGAAGGGCGTGGGGGAGAAGACAGAGAAGTTATTTCAGAAAGTGGGAGTTTCTACGGTGGGACAGCTTCTCCGGTATTATCCCAGAGATTATGATATTTACCGGGAACCGGTGAGCGTGGACAGTCTGAATGATCAGGAGACGGGTGCGGTTCTTGCAACGCTGACGGCATCGTTGGATATGAAAAAAGTCCGGAATCTGACCGTGATCTCCGGAACGGTTGCGGATGCTACCGGACGCTGTCGCGTCACCTGGTTTAATCAGCCGTATCTTCGTAACCAGCTGCGGCGCGGGATGACTTTTGTATTTCGTGGAAAAATGAGTAAAAAGGGGAATCTGTCCGTCCTGGAACAGCCCGAGATCTATACACCGGCGGCATATGAGGAAAAACTAAACAGCATGCAGCCGAAATACGCGCTGACTGCCGGTCTCAGCAATCATATGGTCACGAAAATGGTGAAAGCTGCGCTGGAACAACTGGATCTGACACAGGATTATCTGCCGGAAGAGATCCGGCTGGAATACGAACTGGCAGAGTATAATTTTGCAGCGGTGCAGATTCATTTTCCATCGAACCAGGAACAGTATCTGGAAGCGAGAAAACGGCTGGCATTCGATGAATTTTTATTATTTATCCTGGGGCTGAAGCAGTTGAAAGAACAGACGGCGGCGGATAAAAACCACTACCGGATGAAAGAAGTCTGGAAGACGGAGGAAGTGATCGAGAATCTGCCGTATCAGCTGACCGGGGCACAGAAGAACGTCTGGTATGAGATCGAGCAGGATCTGCGGGGCGAAAAACTGATGACCCGTCTGGTGCAGGGAGATGTGGGAAGCGGTAAGACGATCGTAGCGTTTCTGGCGATGATCATGACGGCAGAAAATGGTTATCAGAGTGCAATCATGGTTCCGACCGAGGTACTTGCAAAACAGCATTATGAGGCGCTGACAAAACTTCTGGAAGAAAATGGTCTGCTGGAACAGTACCAGCCGGTGTTTCTGACGGGATCCAACACAGCGAAAGAGAAACGGCAGATCTATGAGGCAATCGCATCCGGGGAGACACGGATGATCGTGGGAACGCATGCACTGATCCAGGAAAAGGTGATCTACGAAAGCCTGGGATTGGTGATCACCGATGAACAGCACCGGTTTGGTGTGCGCCAGAGAGAAGAATTTTCTTCGAAGGGGCAGAAACCGAATATCCTGGTCATGAGTGCGACACCGATCCCGCGAACACTCGGGATCATTCTGTACGGAGATCTGGATATCTCGATCATCGACGAACTGCCGGCACAGAGACTGCCGATCAAGAACTGTGTGGTGGACACCAATTACCGCGAAAAAGCCTATCGTTTTATCGAAAGACAGGTACAGGAAGGACACCAGGTCTATGTGATCTGTCCGATGGTGGAAGAGAGCGAGGGCATGGATGGAGAAAATGTCATCGACTATGCCGAACGGCTGCGCCATGAGCTGCCATCTTCGATCACCGTGGGAATTCTCCATGGAAAGATGAAACCGAAAGAAAAAAATGAGATCATGGAAGCGTTCAGTGAGAACCGGATTCAGGTGCTGGTTTCCACGACGGTTGTGGAGGTCGGCGTCAATGTGCCGAATGCTACTGTGATGATGGTGGAAAATGCGGAACGCTTCGGGCTTGCCCAGCTGCATCAGCTGCGCGGGCGCGTGGGACGTGGACAGTGGCAGTCGTACTGTATCTTTATTCACGGAAAAAATCAGGCGGAAAAATCAAAACGCCTGCAGATCCTGAACAAGTCAAATGACGGTTTTTATATTGCACAGGAAGACCTGAAACTGCGTGGACCGGGAGATCTGTTTGGTGTGCGCCAGAGCGGGGATCTGAACTTTGAGATTGCTGATATTTTCCGGGATGCATCCATCCTCAAAAAAGCCAGCGATGCGGCAGGATATATCCTGTCTCTGGATGGTACACTGGAACTTCCGCAGCATCGTCTGCTGAAAGAAAAACTGGAAGAATTTGCCGGAAGACAGATGGAAGATCCGGGGTTGTAG